From the genome of Polyodon spathula isolate WHYD16114869_AA chromosome 14, ASM1765450v1, whole genome shotgun sequence, one region includes:
- the apodb gene encoding apolipoprotein Db → MQEMLILLLSLIALSAVNGQTFHLGSCPKPPVQSNFELSKYLGTWYEIEKLPASFEKGSCVQATYSLNEDATIKVLNQELLPNGKKHSIVGTAVSRNLEEPAKLGVSFSFFQPYSPYWVLSTDYESYSLVYSCSNVLGIFYVDFAWILARTRTLPAENVTQLREVFTTSNIDITKMTQTDQTNCPNFM, encoded by the exons ATGCAGGAAATGCTGATTCTACTATTGTCCCTCATCGCTCTCTCTGCTGTAAATGGGCAGACATTTCATTTAGGATCCTGCCCGAAACCTCCAGTTCAAAGCAACTTTGAGCTAAGCAAG tatCTTGGCACGTGGTATGAAATTGAAAAATTACCTGCAAGTTTTGAAAAGGGAAGTTGTGTTCAAGCCACTTACTCCTTAAATGAGGATGCTACCATAAAGGTTTTGAATCAGGAACTTTT ACCTAATGGCAAGAAACATTCAATTGTGGGAACTGCTGTATCCCGCAACTTAGAGGAGCCAGCCAAACTTGGAGTTAGCTTTTCCTTTT tccaGCCATACAGTCCATACTGGGTGTTGTCGACCGACTATGAGAGTTATTCACTGGTTTACTCCTGCAGTAACGTTTTAGGAATTTTTTATGTGGACTTCGCCTGGATCCTGGCCAGAACTCGCACACTCCCGGCAGAAAATGTCACCCAGCTGCGGGAAGTCTTCACCACCTCCAACATCGATATAACGAAAATGACTCAGACTGATCAAACAAACTGCCCTAACTTCATGTAA
- the LOC121326378 gene encoding myoneurin-like, whose amino-acid sequence MQPLHHCKHLLDQLNKQRQEGFLCDCTVVIGQSHFRAHMNVLAAFSEYFGCQSGNPDVKSVTFLDPTLVNASGFQKLLDYMYTGNINIDGEDAIEINRAATYLKIEAVAARCKLNAESGIADVKLLSKEILSAVVELEKQDVGLSEPSYPRELAVVFVSQDQAPAEPENPEVFLRVEEKGAKKARKPRNGHGTKAQQSRHCQPKEKQTQKNSPSLLAEAFSDSSNKTTELAVQILQGNEEPESLLRMDSESLPDQNAMIQKLMVKTGKSRKRCTLKENCASDALSEDNVDSLDSSEAEELSEKQLKMKPVCNTCGKVFSEASSLRRHMRIHKGVKPYVCQLCEKAFTQCNQLKTHVRTHTGEKPYQCDMCDKGFAQKCQLVFHSRMHHGEEKPYKCDICGLQFATSSNLKIHSRKHSGEKPYVCERCGQRFAQASTLTYHVRRHTGEKPYICDTCGKAFAVSSSLITHARKHTGEKPYVCRTCGKRFISSGELNKHSRSHTGEKPFVCELCGNSYTDVKNLKKHKAKAHSVERILDPSMSSGALADSDTLEKVSLQDTTQLKHTDIPLSLTLPMTTEDQQILLSATDSSSISSEQLLRSAVTGYSEPQFIFLQQLY is encoded by the exons ATGCAACCTCTTCATCACTGCAAGCATCTGCTGGACCAACTGAACAAACAGAGACAGGAGGGGTTCCTGTGTGACTGCACCGTTGTGATTGGCCAGTCTCACTTCAGGGCTCACATGAATGTACTGGCAGCATTTAGTGAGTACTTTGGATGTCAGAGTGGGAATCCAGATGTAAAAAGTGTCACGTTTCTGGATCCAACTCTAGTGAACGCCAGCGGGTTTCAGAAACTGTTGGATTACATGTACACAGGAAATATTAACATTGATGG tGAGGATGCTATCGAAATCAACAGAGCGGCCACCTACCTCAAAATAGAGGCAGTGGCAGCAAGATGTAAACTAAATGCTGAGTCTGGGATAGCAGATGTTAAACTGCTGTCTAAAGAAATCCTGAGTGCTGTCGTGGAGCTGGAGAAGCAGGATGTTGGCCTTTCCGAACCCAGTTACCCGAGGGAGTTAGCAGTTGTATTCGTAAGTCAGGACCAAGCCCCTGCAGAGCCTGAGAATCCAGAGGTATTTCTACGGGTGGAAGAAAAGGGAGCCAAAAAAGCTAGAAAACCCAGAAACGGACATGGGACTAAAGCCCAGCAGAGCAGGCACTGCCAACCAAAAGAGAAGCAGACGCAAAAAAACAGTCCCTCCCTGCTGGCTGAAGCTTTCAGTGACTCAAGCAACAAGACAACGGAACTCGCTGTTCAAATTCTGCAGGGAAACGAGGAACCAGAGTCTTTATTAAGGATGGACAGTGAAAGTCTTCCAGACCAAAATGCAATGATTCAAAAATTGATGGTAAAGACAGGAAAGTCCCGGAAGCGTTGTACTTTGAAGGAGAACTGTGCCTCGGATGCGCTGAGCGAAGATAATGTTGACAGCTTGGATAGCAGTGAGGCAGAAGAACTGTCTGAGAAGCAGCTGAAGATGAAGCCGGTGTGTAACACCTGTGGGAAGGTGTTCTCTGAAGCCAGCAGCTTGCGGAGGCACATGCGAATACACAAAGGTGTAAAGCCCTACGTCTGCCAGCTGTGTGAGAAAGCGTTTACACAGTGCAACCAGCTGAAAACACACGTCCGCACTCACACGG GGGAGAAGCCATACCAGTGTGATATGTGTGATAAAGGCTTTGCTCAGAAATGTCAGCTGGTTTTCCACAGTCGTATGCATCATGGGGAAGAGAAACCGTACAAATGTGATATCTGTGGTCTACAATTCGCCACATCCAGTAACCTGAAAATACACTCCAG GAAGCACAGTGGAGAGAAGCCATATGTTTGTGAGCGGTGCGGGCAGCGCTTTGCTCAGGCCAGCACTCTCACTTACCACGTCCGCCGCCACACAGGAGAAAAGCCCTACATCTGTGATACGTGCGGTAAAGCGTTCGCCGTCTCCAGCTCTCTCATCACACACGCTCGAAAGCACACAG GAGAGAAGCCATATGTGTGTCGCACTTGTGGAAAACGTTTTATTTCTTCAGGAGAGCTTAACAAGCACAGCAGGTCCCACACAG GTGAAAAGCCATTTGTCTGTGAATTGTGTGGAAACTCCTACACAGATGTGAAGAATCTAAAAAAGCATAAAGCAAAGGCACATAGTG TGGAAAGAATCCTGGACCCTAGTATGAGCTCTGGAGCCTTAGCAGACTCCGACACATTGGAGAAAGTGTCTCTGCAGGACACAACCCAGCTAAAGCATACTGACATCCCACTCTCCCTCACCCTGCCCATGACCACAGAAGACCAGCAGATCCTTCTGTCAGCAACTGACAGCTCCTCCATTTCCTCAGAGCAGTTGCTGAGGTCAGCAGTGACAGGCTATTCTGAACCCCAGTTCATCTTCTTACAGCAACTCTATTAA